Below is a genomic region from Henckelia pumila isolate YLH828 chromosome 3, ASM3356847v2, whole genome shotgun sequence.
AAACTGCTCACTAACCACATTATAAGATTGGTGTGGAACATAACTCTTGAGCAGAGGTACTCTCTCTGGTAGATAATCATCATCACTTTCATAGTACATCAAAGCATGTGGTCCTAAAGCTTTTAGGATAATACCCAATAATATACTCATGCCCTGCATTCATTCAACACCATTAATTCATTACCAATTATACCGTAACAAAAGGTCATAATTAAAGAAATAATGTAAAACAAAATGAATGTAATCTGGAAAATAAGACGatctattataattttatttataatattgacaTGACCATAGTAAAACACCAGAAATTCATGCCTTGCTCTCGTTCATATAGATATCAGAAGTTCATGTCCAAATTTGTGTTGCAGTTAGTTAATTAAACATGTCATAAGCAGCAGTCCTATTTTTTGCTAGTGATTTGTGTGTGAATGCCAAAATATAGTGTCTGCATCCATTCTTCAGGTGGAACGTACAATTAAAACTCTTTAAGAGAGGCctaaacataaatatatatagagtCATGACGGCCCATCTCTTAGAGTTAGTATTCGTTTGTCGAATTTTGTTGTATGCATACAAGAATGTAATTAAGTGTAGAGGTAGAAGATAGAGAGGAGAGGGGATCAAGGGGAAAGAGGGATATGTGGAAAACCTGTAAGGCCACCACCGTAAAGCCAATCCATTTGCATATGTCGAAGTTATTCTTGATAAAATCCTTTAACTTATCCAAGTTCTCCGTTGGGTCCTCTGGAAAATCCTGAGAATCAGTTAAACTAACATTTTTTAACAAATATTGTTTTGTTTCAACGAGCAGTactcatgcatatatatatatatatatatacctccTCCCAGTGGTCGTTCAATAACACGTCGGCAGTAACTGCAGCTTCAAAAACACAAACCAGAAACACCAAAACCATGTACTACTCCGATCCAGTTAAGGCCAAAAGACTGCATTTCCCAGAGTCATTAATTTTACGCTCGGTGTGTTCAATCTCATCTCATGCATGAAATTAACCCACAAAAGCATCAGGGTAGAGTTCAACCTAGCATATGAGTATTAttccaatgatagatctaatgtcttGTGATTTGGCACGTCAACgatatatcattaattacgtCTATGTTTAAAAATACAAACTATTAGAGGCATGATTTTGATATTACCATTAGCTTAGAATGTCGTTAACCCACAGTTTGTGACAGCgtgtgaatatatatatatatgagagcTAGCTTAGGTGGCTGTCCATGCAAGAAAAGGGGCATTAAAATAACATTAATTAATGGAGGATACAATGTAAAGGCAACAACCACTAGCAGTCTCAGCAGCAACGTGGCCCCAGCACGTAATGAGGCACATGAGAACCCCGAAGCCAAGCACAGTGTATGTGAACCTGCAACACAATATTCCAAATCTCCAGCTTGCACCAAATACAAAtacaaaatgaaaacaaattaAGATTATATATAAATGTAGATGGAATTACTCACCAAGGTGTTTGCGTATGATGGGAATCGCGGTCGCGCAGCCAAACTCTGAGCATCCATACAGCGTACAAAATCATGGCCACACCAAACATTCCCATGGCGTAATTCACCGCTTTCAGCACCGACTGAGTGCAGCTGCGTGCCATACGCCccatttctttctttctttttttttttttttttactttcttAGAATTTTTTTGAAGATAATTGATCGGTTGATGGTAGCGGATTTGATGGGTGCAAGAAACAAAGGTCAATAATTGCTCGGAAATTTCCGAAAATCGTCGTCTTTGCAAGTCTTGTCCGATATGGGACAGCTTCTTATAATATAGGATTATATATTAACAATTGCGATTAATTGAACAAGAGTTGCTGTGGTGTAGTGGTTATCACGTTAGTCTTACACACTAAAGGTCCCCAGTTCGATCCTGGGCAGCAACATATTtacctttttatttttaaactaaCCCTGAAAattagttttaaattttaattataagttGATATTTTAAGAATGAAATGAAACgataatattttttctttttcaattgaATAATAAATTGTTTTGGGAgtagaataaaatatttgaaattacttAAATATTTGTTAATATTTTTCCCAAAACTGAGAACTTAAACTTAGAAACATTATAAGCAAAACATTCCGAGAATCATGCGATTAAAATTATGAGGTTTTAGTTTCAAAAATAATTACGGGATTTTGGTACAGAACCTAAATtagaaaaaattacaaaaaataaataaataaattcactCTTGGTacgataaatattttttttatttttaatcatgaatttatattttatttttttcaatttttttttctttttttttttttgtctggAGTCCATCATTTACAaaagaacaaattttttttttaaaaaaaaagatatataaaaaaatggAAACAACATATAGGTTAATTACATGACTAACAAAAAAACATTTCCCCGTAAAActctatataaaaaaaaactcgttaatgaatgaaaatgaattaaatttattttagttatatttcgattaatgaattttaaatgtattcaaatgtatttttattgtttagaGAAGTAATTTGTACAAAGTATTTGATGTAGGAATTAGGATGAATTTCAAGGCAATGTCATTTTGAAATCTATTTTACTTATATTGCTAATACACAGACACAAGGTTCTACAAAGCGTGAATCACGTCGAAACGTAGAGGTCAAACTTCAAGCTTTCAAACTTAAGCGAGCTTAGTATGAGTTTAAGCGTGAAAAACGTTAtcaatttttactataatttaatattttaaggtaaatattaaataaaatgacaGAATAACCATAAATATAAGATCCATAGGCGGCTCCAAGGGGAGACCACCTAGGCAGCCGCCTAGGGCCTCTCTTGGCGAGgcctcaattttttaaaatatttttattagagtaacactcctgtgagacggtctcgttcgtgagacgggtcaatcctacccatatttataataataagtaatacttttggcataaattataatactttttaatggataacccatacaaGAGACCCGTCTCATAAAAATAACCCTTGAAACCgtctcat
It encodes:
- the LOC140892403 gene encoding tetraspanin-19-like, producing MGRMARSCTQSVLKAVNYAMGMFGVAMILYAVWMLRVWLRDRDSHHTQTPWFTYTVLGFGVLMCLITCWGHVAAETASGCCLYIYMVLVFLVCVFEAAVTADVLLNDHWEEDFPEDPTENLDKLKDFIKNNFDICKWIGFTVVALQGMSILLGIILKALGPHALMYYESDDDYLPERVPLLKSYVPHQSYNVVSEQFGPTNRFSEFENQPL